The Hyphomicrobium sp. MC1 genome window below encodes:
- a CDS encoding response regulator transcription factor, whose product MRILLVEDDQETVRIVRESLIGQGHDVVVATNGAEGLKAAMVETFDVLVIDRMLPGLDGLHLVQSLRRADVLSGIILLTAVGGIEDRIEGLESGADDYLVKPFALGELLARITALGRRPPGPKQDATFRIGTLEVNLIRRQIRRGNDEIHLQPREFKLLEIFLRNRGRVVTRSMLLEEMWGLERDTKTSIVQTNVSRLRLKIERPGDPPLIRTVRGLGYIIDAA is encoded by the coding sequence ATGCGCATACTTCTCGTCGAAGACGATCAGGAAACAGTGAGGATCGTACGTGAGAGCCTGATCGGCCAAGGACACGACGTCGTAGTTGCCACCAACGGCGCCGAGGGACTCAAGGCGGCGATGGTTGAAACCTTCGATGTTCTTGTCATCGACAGGATGTTGCCGGGCCTCGATGGACTGCACCTCGTGCAAAGCCTTCGGCGCGCCGACGTGCTGTCCGGCATCATTCTGCTCACCGCAGTGGGAGGCATCGAGGATCGCATCGAAGGCTTGGAAAGCGGCGCTGATGACTACCTTGTGAAGCCTTTCGCTCTCGGCGAGCTGCTTGCGCGCATTACAGCCTTGGGCCGCCGTCCCCCCGGTCCCAAGCAGGACGCCACCTTCCGGATCGGCACCTTGGAAGTGAACCTCATCCGGCGGCAAATCCGCCGAGGAAACGACGAGATTCATTTGCAACCGCGCGAGTTCAAGCTGCTCGAAATTTTCCTTCGCAATCGCGGGCGCGTCGTCACGCGATCCATGCTGCTGGAAGAGATGTGGGGATTGGAACGCGACACGAAGACTTCTATCGTCCAGACCAATGTTAGTCGGCTTCGATTGAAGATCGAACGCCCCGGAGATCCGCCTTTGATCCGTACAGTGAGAGGATTGGGATACATCATTGATGCGGCATAG
- a CDS encoding HAMP domain-containing sensor histidine kinase, whose translation MRHRLTRGTAFRLAALVVVIITLVNSVIFSALYYSLSTQLTAHLRAHIDEVRKTLIDVQGKESDGFQELAAMIESHARVAKSDEDIYLLTDSSGKRIAGNVASLERFEGWRTIPWRDLNLLGDWSPHRASDAVIGRWTTINGGYLFVGDGNGDIRDAQRLQLNGLMWGIGLSVICAIIGGWFLGSRAQRRIGQMEEALNAVASGALDRRVPRVSASDDIDHVAALINAALDRLQRLFENLRQLSVDIAHDLRTPISRMRQRLEHVRSGGDSIEAYREAADASIAEIDNIAETFDALMRISEIEAGARKNRFADVDLKPMLTNIVDALEAVAEERGHRLHPLIAAEGSFIVHADHRLLNQLFLNLIENAIVHCQEPADISVEVTKVGDCPVVRIRDTGPGIPAEERENVFRRLYRLEKSRTTAGNGLGLSLVAAIADLHGARITLADNEPGLLVEIWFSSSV comes from the coding sequence ATGCGGCATAGGCTAACCCGCGGCACCGCCTTTCGGTTGGCCGCCCTGGTCGTTGTGATCATTACGTTGGTCAACTCGGTAATTTTCTCCGCGCTCTATTATTCCCTCAGCACGCAATTGACGGCGCATCTGCGTGCGCACATCGACGAGGTTCGTAAAACGCTGATCGACGTCCAAGGGAAAGAAAGCGACGGCTTTCAAGAGCTCGCGGCGATGATCGAAAGCCATGCCCGTGTCGCGAAGTCTGATGAAGACATTTATCTCCTGACGGACAGCTCGGGAAAACGCATCGCTGGTAACGTAGCGTCTCTCGAACGGTTCGAGGGCTGGCGGACCATTCCTTGGAGGGACTTGAATCTTCTCGGCGACTGGTCTCCTCACAGGGCGAGCGATGCGGTGATTGGGCGATGGACGACGATCAACGGCGGTTATCTGTTTGTTGGCGACGGCAATGGCGACATCCGCGATGCGCAGAGACTGCAACTCAACGGCCTGATGTGGGGCATCGGGCTGTCGGTGATCTGCGCGATTATCGGAGGCTGGTTCCTCGGCAGCCGGGCGCAACGACGCATCGGGCAAATGGAGGAAGCCTTGAATGCCGTGGCAAGCGGTGCGCTTGACCGCAGAGTGCCGCGAGTATCCGCGTCGGATGACATCGATCACGTTGCGGCGCTCATCAACGCCGCCCTCGACCGCCTGCAACGTCTCTTCGAAAATTTGCGCCAACTCTCCGTCGATATCGCGCACGATTTGCGCACGCCGATCAGCCGTATGCGCCAAAGGCTGGAGCACGTGCGCTCAGGCGGCGATAGCATCGAGGCCTATCGGGAAGCGGCCGACGCTTCGATCGCAGAGATCGACAACATTGCTGAAACCTTCGATGCCCTAATGCGCATTTCGGAGATCGAAGCCGGTGCCCGCAAAAACAGATTTGCCGATGTCGATCTCAAACCCATGCTAACCAACATCGTCGATGCGTTGGAGGCGGTCGCGGAGGAGCGAGGTCACCGCCTGCATCCTCTCATCGCGGCGGAGGGATCTTTTATCGTGCACGCCGACCACCGCCTTCTGAACCAGCTCTTCCTCAATCTCATAGAGAACGCAATCGTCCATTGCCAGGAGCCAGCTGACATCAGCGTCGAAGTCACGAAGGTCGGCGACTGTCCCGTCGTGCGCATTCGCGATACTGGGCCAGGAATTCCCGCTGAAGAGCGCGAAAACGTCTTTCGCAGATTGTATCGGCTGGAAAAGAGCCGGACCACGGCAGGCAATGGATTGGGCCTTAGCCTCGTGGCGGCGATTGCCGACTTGCACGGAGCGCGCATTACGCTCGCCGACAATGAACCCGGCTTGCTGGTCGAGATATGGTTTTCTTCTTCAGTCTGA
- a CDS encoding phosphatase PAP2 family protein has protein sequence MPLDNAEVWKSNQASASDVACAPAKAMLFGAVAFGICLMIFYLAYPRFDLSVSRALYVQPHRFIGSESLFFGSLRNGFSTLFCAVCVLAGVGCVVSLISMRKRWLGLSASQWLYLAVCLLVGPLTIANLGFKDHWGRPRPNHVMEFGGSKIYAPPLKPSDQCSRNCSFFSGEASSIYIICFAAAFLFPADAAFWTLSGIVLGTLAGFVRMAEGGHFLSDVAFAGVFMALTASAIHMLFAVVGGRYSD, from the coding sequence TTGCCGTTGGACAATGCAGAGGTGTGGAAGTCAAATCAGGCGTCCGCTTCGGATGTGGCATGTGCGCCGGCCAAAGCGATGCTTTTCGGCGCCGTTGCGTTCGGCATCTGCTTGATGATTTTCTATCTTGCGTATCCGCGCTTCGATCTCTCGGTGAGCCGAGCCCTTTACGTGCAGCCCCATCGCTTCATCGGCAGCGAATCCCTGTTCTTTGGCAGTCTTCGTAACGGATTTTCGACGTTGTTTTGCGCCGTCTGCGTGCTCGCCGGTGTCGGCTGCGTCGTCTCGCTGATCAGCATGCGCAAACGCTGGCTCGGTCTTTCCGCCAGTCAATGGCTATACCTTGCGGTATGCCTTTTGGTAGGGCCGCTTACGATCGCGAACCTCGGCTTCAAGGATCATTGGGGGCGGCCGCGACCTAATCATGTCATGGAATTCGGCGGATCGAAGATCTATGCGCCGCCCCTGAAACCATCGGATCAATGTAGCCGGAACTGCTCGTTCTTTTCAGGCGAGGCCTCGTCGATCTACATCATTTGCTTTGCCGCCGCTTTTCTGTTTCCCGCCGATGCTGCATTTTGGACGCTGAGCGGCATCGTTCTGGGAACGCTCGCGGGGTTCGTGCGCATGGCCGAGGGCGGACATTTCCTGTCCGACGTCGCGTTTGCCGGCGTATTCATGGCGCTAACGGCATCGGCCATTCATATGTTGTTTGCAGTTGTCGGCGGTCGATACTCAGACTGA
- a CDS encoding HAMP domain-containing sensor histidine kinase translates to MSVGSLRLRLLAAGVLSILLALGIAAFGLTELFKRHVERRVDAELTVYLNQLAAGLTRKPSGELGLAHRPSDPRFEEPLSGLYWQIEGGSPADDLRSRSLWDTVLSLPPETNVADVSRRYEIVGPQNAQLYLLQRYIELPDNIGGSKVRIAVAVDSREVGQSVRSFASELAPFLLIIGALLVAASWIQVSVGLRPLSTIRGRLSSIRSGKQQRLGGAFPKEVRPLAEEIDALLDEREKAIEKARGRAADLAHGLKTPLQVLNGEVTRLEEKGETGIASDISYLVNLMRRHIDREIARARISYANSNASTNVRTSTEQIIRVVEKTPRGQSLSWTIDAPPDLEARIDAVDLAESLGNLLDNAARHAKEKVSVKARAEMQSISISIIDDGPGIEKEHQAAMLIRGQRLDTHVGGAGLGLAIVTDIVEAWGGSLTIENGTVGLIATLRLPAATNDSGA, encoded by the coding sequence ATGAGCGTGGGTTCGCTTCGCCTCAGATTGCTTGCTGCTGGCGTCCTGTCGATCTTGCTCGCGCTTGGCATTGCCGCTTTCGGTCTCACGGAATTGTTCAAGCGCCATGTTGAGCGCCGCGTCGATGCGGAGCTGACTGTTTACTTGAACCAGCTCGCAGCGGGGCTGACGCGCAAGCCGTCCGGCGAATTGGGGCTTGCGCATCGCCCGTCTGACCCACGGTTCGAAGAACCGCTGTCCGGGCTTTATTGGCAGATCGAAGGAGGATCGCCGGCGGACGATCTGCGATCGCGATCGTTGTGGGACACGGTTCTGTCGCTTCCGCCCGAAACCAATGTCGCCGATGTTTCTCGCAGGTACGAGATTGTTGGCCCACAGAACGCGCAACTTTACCTCCTTCAACGGTACATCGAGTTGCCCGATAATATCGGGGGCTCGAAAGTTCGGATCGCGGTTGCCGTGGACTCTCGGGAAGTCGGCCAATCGGTGCGAAGTTTTGCGTCTGAGCTCGCGCCGTTTCTGCTGATCATCGGTGCGCTACTGGTCGCGGCATCCTGGATACAGGTTAGTGTCGGTCTGCGTCCGCTGTCGACCATACGTGGCAGGCTTTCGAGCATTCGCTCGGGCAAACAACAGCGGCTTGGCGGTGCGTTTCCGAAAGAGGTGAGGCCGCTCGCCGAGGAAATCGACGCGCTGCTCGACGAGCGGGAGAAGGCGATCGAGAAAGCGCGGGGGCGCGCCGCAGACCTGGCGCATGGGCTCAAGACGCCGCTGCAGGTTCTGAATGGAGAAGTGACGCGGCTCGAAGAGAAAGGCGAGACGGGCATTGCGTCGGATATTTCCTATCTCGTCAATCTCATGCGCCGCCACATCGACCGCGAGATTGCGCGCGCACGCATTTCTTATGCCAACAGCAACGCTTCAACGAACGTCAGGACGTCAACCGAACAAATCATACGTGTCGTCGAGAAGACGCCACGCGGGCAGTCCTTGAGCTGGACGATTGATGCGCCGCCCGATCTGGAAGCGCGCATCGATGCCGTCGATCTGGCTGAGTCGCTCGGTAACTTGCTCGACAACGCGGCGCGCCACGCCAAGGAAAAGGTTTCCGTGAAGGCGCGCGCCGAAATGCAGAGTATCTCGATTTCCATTATCGACGACGGTCCGGGCATTGAAAAGGAACATCAGGCGGCGATGCTGATTCGCGGACAGAGACTCGATACGCACGTTGGCGGTGCCGGTCTCGGATTGGCGATCGTCACCGACATCGTCGAGGCATGGGGGGGAAGCCTGACGATCGAGAACGGCACGGTCGGCCTCATCGCTACGCTGCGTCTTCCTGCTGCGACGAACGATTCGGGCGCCTGA
- a CDS encoding MFS transporter — MTLRTSQAAWTIVGLLWVVCLLNYLDRQLVVAMPGMIKADLKIGDEKFGLLSSMFLWIYGICSPIAGYVADRVGKRPIVMASLLIWSAATFLSGVVTSFEGMLLTRATLGISEAFYMPAAVSLIVEFHRGPTRSRATGLHLSGVYVGSILGGLGGVTAEIFGWRTVFLAMGALGVAYALVLLILFPQKTEDAYPHSPEDAAPSFPEGASLWFLLSAQGFRLLLLMNLLNGAAYWPVRNWLTEFFRVELGVSSALAPVYGPMTFNGAAFTGMLIASSLSDWWAARNLRARALVPAFGFLIASPFLFALGAAQSIPVILACVLITGMSQGFLDANLMPATCTVVDPRCRAMAYGLLNFVGTTAGGVMTYVGGWLKEQDIPFSATFQFASILILIAGVLLMLVTPAHRRQVTQGV, encoded by the coding sequence TCGGACGAGCCAAGCGGCGTGGACAATTGTCGGCTTGCTGTGGGTCGTCTGTCTGCTGAATTATCTAGACCGGCAGCTTGTCGTCGCGATGCCTGGAATGATCAAAGCTGACCTCAAAATCGGCGATGAGAAATTCGGTCTGCTGTCTTCCATGTTTTTATGGATCTACGGCATCTGTTCGCCAATTGCCGGATATGTTGCCGACCGCGTGGGGAAGCGACCCATCGTGATGGCCAGCCTCCTCATCTGGTCGGCGGCGACGTTTCTAAGTGGCGTCGTCACCTCATTCGAAGGAATGCTCCTGACAAGAGCAACGCTCGGCATCAGCGAAGCCTTCTACATGCCAGCCGCCGTTTCGCTCATCGTCGAATTCCACCGGGGGCCGACACGCAGCCGCGCCACCGGATTGCATCTCAGCGGCGTCTATGTGGGCTCTATTCTCGGCGGCCTTGGTGGAGTCACGGCCGAAATTTTCGGCTGGCGCACCGTTTTTCTTGCGATGGGAGCGCTCGGCGTCGCTTATGCCCTCGTCCTTTTGATCCTGTTTCCGCAGAAGACGGAAGACGCCTATCCCCACTCTCCAGAAGATGCAGCTCCTTCGTTTCCCGAAGGAGCTTCACTTTGGTTCCTCCTGTCGGCTCAAGGGTTTCGCCTGCTGCTCTTGATGAACCTGCTCAACGGCGCCGCTTATTGGCCCGTTCGCAATTGGCTGACCGAGTTCTTTCGCGTTGAACTGGGCGTGAGTTCGGCATTGGCGCCCGTTTACGGGCCAATGACCTTCAACGGCGCGGCATTCACCGGGATGCTAATTGCGAGCAGTCTCTCGGATTGGTGGGCGGCGCGGAATTTGCGGGCGCGGGCTCTTGTCCCTGCGTTCGGCTTCTTGATCGCCTCACCTTTCCTCTTCGCGCTCGGAGCTGCGCAGTCCATCCCCGTCATTCTCGCATGCGTGCTGATTACGGGCATGTCCCAAGGTTTTCTGGACGCCAATCTGATGCCCGCGACCTGCACGGTCGTGGACCCGCGTTGCCGGGCGATGGCCTACGGCCTACTCAATTTTGTTGGCACGACTGCCGGCGGTGTCATGACTTACGTGGGGGGCTGGCTGAAAGAGCAGGACATTCCGTTTAGCGCCACATTCCAATTCGCCAGCATTCTCATCCTGATTGCTGGCGTTCTCTTGATGCTGGTGACACCGGCCCATAGGCGGCAAGTGACTCAAGGCGTATAG
- a CDS encoding response regulator transcription factor, whose translation MRILIVEDEPKIAKSLATALTAANYSVDAVHDGEDAWFRGDTENYDLVILDLGLPKIDGLSVLKRWRAAGRMMPVLVLTARGAWMERVEGIDAGADDYLVKPFQIEELIARVRALIRRSVGQGSALLTAGKLSVDTRQMRVLIDGASVAVSPLEYRLISYLIHHKGRVIPPAELIEHLYGDDDARDANALEAVVTRLRKKLGQDLIETRRGFGYTVMEVPA comes from the coding sequence ATGCGCATTCTCATCGTCGAGGACGAACCCAAAATTGCAAAAAGCCTTGCAACGGCCTTGACCGCTGCGAACTACAGCGTCGATGCCGTTCACGACGGCGAGGATGCCTGGTTTCGTGGCGACACGGAGAATTACGACCTCGTGATATTGGATCTCGGCCTGCCAAAAATCGACGGGCTTTCCGTGCTCAAGCGCTGGCGCGCAGCGGGCCGAATGATGCCTGTTCTGGTTCTGACGGCGCGTGGTGCATGGATGGAGCGGGTCGAAGGCATTGATGCCGGCGCGGACGACTATCTCGTCAAACCATTCCAGATCGAGGAATTGATCGCCCGCGTTCGCGCGCTCATTCGCCGTTCGGTGGGGCAGGGGTCGGCGCTGCTAACGGCAGGCAAGCTTTCCGTCGATACCCGGCAGATGCGCGTTCTTATCGACGGTGCGTCGGTGGCGGTATCGCCGCTGGAATACCGGTTGATTTCCTACCTCATCCATCACAAGGGACGCGTCATTCCTCCGGCGGAACTGATCGAACATCTTTACGGCGACGACGACGCGCGAGATGCCAACGCGCTCGAAGCCGTGGTGACGCGATTGCGCAAAAAGCTCGGCCAGGATTTGATCGAGACCCGACGCGGCTTCGGTTACACCGTTATGGAAGTGCCGGCATGA
- a CDS encoding membrane protein, with translation MSFAAMGNAQDQISKVSQVTLAFWMMKILATTLGETAGDFLSMSLDLGYYVGLAITFAILLVLLFLQVRSEIYRPLLFWFTIIATTTAGTEISDFMDRSLDLGYLAGSVMLATALVSTLAIWRFREGSLRVYPIRGRDAEIMFWAAVLFSNSLGTAFGDYLVDDAGLSFIQGALVTAGIIGVVALLHYFSRINDVILFWIAFVFTRPFGATFGDFLTKPVGNGGLSLPRGQASLVTLGLLLAILYLSLDRRRPHVSKRG, from the coding sequence ATGAGCTTTGCTGCAATGGGTAACGCTCAAGATCAGATCTCCAAAGTCTCGCAAGTGACGCTCGCCTTCTGGATGATGAAAATCCTGGCGACGACGCTGGGCGAAACAGCTGGCGACTTCCTCTCGATGTCGCTTGATCTTGGCTATTATGTCGGCCTTGCCATTACCTTTGCGATCCTACTGGTGTTACTTTTTCTGCAAGTCAGAAGCGAAATCTACCGTCCTCTGCTTTTTTGGTTCACGATCATTGCCACGACGACGGCCGGCACTGAAATTTCTGACTTTATGGACCGCTCGCTCGACCTTGGATATCTCGCGGGCTCCGTTATGCTCGCGACAGCTTTAGTGTCGACGTTGGCAATTTGGCGCTTTCGCGAAGGTTCGCTTCGAGTCTACCCCATTCGCGGACGCGACGCCGAAATCATGTTCTGGGCCGCGGTCCTGTTCTCCAACAGTCTCGGCACGGCGTTCGGCGATTATCTCGTCGATGATGCGGGTCTCAGTTTCATCCAGGGCGCGCTGGTGACGGCCGGTATTATCGGAGTTGTCGCCCTCCTTCATTATTTCTCTCGTATCAACGATGTCATCCTGTTCTGGATCGCCTTCGTTTTTACGCGTCCCTTCGGCGCGACATTCGGTGATTTCTTGACGAAACCCGTCGGCAACGGCGGCTTGAGCTTGCCGCGTGGGCAGGCATCGCTGGTGACGTTGGGACTGCTGCTGGCCATTCTTTATCTGTCTCTCGACCGACGCCGGCCGCACGTTTCGAAGCGCGGGTGA